In Papaver somniferum cultivar HN1 chromosome 1, ASM357369v1, whole genome shotgun sequence, a genomic segment contains:
- the LOC113318991 gene encoding uncharacterized protein LOC113318991 translates to MDTGESSPGSPNVSASLSLPSNAPVERMAKLLVTIDEAGRPYGPNSDRLASRTGDFVRLHCPIKYTDWRIVPQNCKDDVWNSIMSEFEFNVPSHLVRPCLEANFPQKLRTFKYKLRSEILKKKATKEAALEARPADCSPDNWKGFVENEFKEGVKEKNAKYAEVAKRNPIPHTLGRCSYANKCYNLEKEKGIVLDGRPELWMKGHERKDGVVHPSAVKKYEEVKAAHEKRKRMGEDGPSWQLDFDNDALTEVFGKDKGKGGVLGFSSHISRKRVMQANLASCVSAAKVDGSCDSNDPILATVYDLTTRVENLAEIMLKNMGSQQSTQAPFSSSAHIPINHPSSNFGLISSTSGDENMDSSKESVNLLDRERNIVATGYIVNGKEGEVCHGRKVYPSEKKVRIEVVKNPTAAVPDPPQGDGHYTLAGYVEGGCIVWAESRLSQRKVNLLDRERNIVATGYIVNGKEGEVCHGRKVYPGEKKVCVEVVKDPTASVPDPPQGDGHYTLAGYVEGGSIIWSESRLSYEG, encoded by the exons ATGGACACAGGAGAAAGTAGCCCGGGTTCTCCCAATGTTTCTGCCTCTCTATCATTACCAAGTAATGCACCTGTTGAGAGAATGGCAAAACTTCTGGTCACAATCGATGAAGCTGGTAGACCCTATGGACCTAATTCAGATAGACTTGCTTCTCGCACAGGGGATTTTGTACGACTTCATTGCCCAATAAAATACACAGATTGGAGGATTGTTCCTCAGAATTGCAAGGATGATGTCTGGAATTCAATAATG TCGGAATTTGAGTTCAATGTTCCATCACATTTGGTCCGCCCATGCCTGGAAGCAAACTTCCCACAAAAGTTGAGAACATTTAAATACAAATTAAGAAGTGAGATTCTTAAAAAGAAAGCGACCAAAGAAGCTGCATTAGAGGCACGCCCAGCTGATTGTAGTCCTGATAATTGGAAAGGTTTTGTTGAGAACGAATTCAAAGAAGGGGTTAAGGAGAAAAATGCTAAGTATGCGGAAGTCGCTAAAAGAAACCCAATTCCACATACTCTTGGGCGGTGTTCGTACGCGAACAAATGTTACAATCTT GAAAAAGAAAAGGGGATAGTTCTTGATGGGCGTCCTGAACTATGGATGAAGGGACATGAAAGAAAAGATGGGGTTGTACATCCTTCGGCAGTCAAAAAATAT GAAGAAGTGAAGGCTGCTCACGAGAAAAGAAAAAGGATGGGCGAAGACGGGCCCAGCTGGCAACTTGACTTTGATAATGATGCACTTACTGAGGTCTTTGGGAAAGACAAAGGTAAAGGTGGTGTTCTTGGCTTTTCCTCCCATATCTCAAGAAAGCGTGTCATGCAAGCAAATCTAGCGTCCTGCGTCAGTGCTGCAAAAGTAGACGGAAGTTGCGACAGTAATGACCCAATTCTAGCCACTGTCTACGATCTAACAACTCGAGTAGAAAATCTTGCGGAG ATTATGTTGAAAAACATGGGTAGTCAGCAATCAACCCAAGCTCCATTCTCATCAAGTGCTCATATCCCAATTAATCATCCCAGCTCCAATTTTGGGTTAATTTCAAGTACTTCTGGTGATGAAAACATGGACTCTTCAAAAGAAAGTGTAAATTTACTAGACAGAGAAAGAAACATAGTCGCGACAGGGTATATAGTGAATGGCAAGGAAGGTGAAGTGTGTCATGGTAGAAAAGTCTACCCAAGCGAGAAGAAAGTACGTATTGAAGTTGTCAAAAATCCTACAGCTGCTGTACCGGATCCTCCTCAAGGCGATGGTCACTATACTTTGGCAGGTTATGTTGAAGGTGGATGCATAGTATGGGCGGAGTCACGGTTGTCACAAAGAAAAGTGAATCTATTAGACAGAGAAAGAAACATAGTCGCTACAGGGTATATAGTGAATGGCAAGGAAGGTGAAGTGTGTCATGGTAGAAAAGTCTATCCAGGTGAGAAAAAAGTATGCGTTGAAGTTGTCAAAGATCCTACAGCCTCTGTACCAGACCCTCCCCAAGGCGATGGTCACTATACTTTGGCAGGTTATGTAGAAGGTGGATCGATAATATGGTCGGAGTCACGGTTGTCATATGAAGGTTAA